The Nostoc cf. commune SO-36 genomic sequence GAATCGAAACTTTCTCAAACAGCCAATTCGTCCTTTACAATGGACGATTTTGCCAAAGCACTAGAAAAACACGACTACCAATTTCAAAAGGGACAGCTTGTACATGGCAAAGTGTTCCAACTTGACCATGATGGAGCTTATGTGGATATTGGTGGCAAGTCGTCAGCTTTTCTGCCACGCGATGAGGCTTCTTTGAGAGCAGTTACCGATTTATCGGAAGTGCTGCCATTGCAAGAGGAAATGCAATTTTTGATTATCCGAGATCAGGATGCAGAAGGGCAAGTTACCCTTTCTCGCAAGCAGTTGGAAATTCAGCACATCTGGGAACGACTGACCGAAATGCAGGAAAATGCTCAGACTGTGCAAGTACGGGTTATGGGTGTGAATAAAGGTGGTGTCACCGTCGATATTCTTTCTTTGCGGGGATTTATCCCGCGATCGCACCTGGCAGAGCGTGATAATTTAGAAGCACTCAAAGGTCAAAATCTGACTGTCGGCTTTTTGGAAATTAATCGCAACACCAATAAACTCATTCTTTCTCAACGTTTAGCAACTCGTTCTAGCAACTTCAGCTTATTAGAACTAGGTCAACTAGTAGAAGGCAAAATTACTGGCATCAAACCTTTTGGTGTATTTGTCGATTTAAATGGGATGAGCGCCTTACTTCATATCAAGCAGGTAAGCCAAAAATTCATTGATTCTTTAGAAAAAGTATTTCAAGTTGGTCAGCCAATTAAAGCTGTAATTATTGACTTGGATGAAGGTAAAGGGCGGGTTGCTCTTTCTACCAGAGTTTTGGAAAACTTTCCTGGCGAAGTGCTAGAGAATATGGATGAAGTCATGGCTTCAGCTGAGGTGCGTGCTAATAGAGCTAATAACAAAGTATCTGAATAGCTTTGAAGTGGGCCGCTTGCACAAAGTAGAAATAGTGCAATTGCACTTGTGGTAGGTAGAATGAATCGGTGAATATAGCCCAAAAATTGAGCAATAATCCAAATAGTGGGTTATTTTGTCCCCCTGCATCTACAAAGATGTAGGGGGATTATAAATTGAGAAAACTTTTCACAGACTCTCTTCTTTGATCTGATTAGAAATGCGGGTAAAAATAATTTCAGCCAGCTTCAGATTGAGAGTCTCAAAATAAATTCTGTGGCAGAGTTGTGGGCAATGCCAAAATTATCCAATAGGTCTATTGTAAAAATTATTATGTAGTATTAAACTTTTATCTATTGTGATATTGAATCATCCGATTTCAATACGCTAAGATTTACCGCAAAACTTCACTCAGCTAAATTCTCTACGCGACAATTATTTATGAATGTTAATCCCGATCAGACACTGATTCATCAGAAAATATATGCGAAAGAATTACGTTCCCTGATGCCACCTGAAGCATTTATCCCCGATCCAAGTAAGTTAATTATCTTATTCATTAATCTAGCAATTTTGATTCTAGGCTGGATGATAGCAGCGCGGTTAGATTGTTGGCCGCCATACCTTTTATGGCTTTATCTACCTTTAAGCATAATTATGGGCAATAGCGTGGTTGTCTTATTGTTCAGCACCCATGATTTGATGCATGGTAGCGTGATTAAAAACCCCCGGTTAACTTATATCATTAGCTTTCTAGGGTTAACAATGTTGTGGATGCCACCAACGCTGTGGAAAGCAGTTCATAATCGAGTACATCATAATCACACTAATGATTTAGACGACCCCGATCGCAATTACTTATATGAACAGCCTTCAACCTGGGGAAAATGGATTCAGGACTTATTTGTGCCTTCAACTGAAGTCAATCCTATATGGTTCATAGTGGGAATGACTTCTGCTTGGGGAGTACATACTTTTCGCAATGTGACATCTGTGCTATTTTTCAATCATGAATCCGTCGATTATGTTCCTGCTGCATTTACAGTTAGTGCTAAAGATCGTCGAGCGATCGCAGGGGAATTATTGATGATGATTGTGATTCATCTAAGTATCCTAATCTATCTTCAATTTGAACCCATAAAGCTCATATTTGGTTACTTTTTACCGATTGCAATTGGTTATGCTGGAGTAATTTTTTATATTTATACAAATCATTTACTTTGTCCGATGACTAACGTTAATGATCCACTAATTAATAGTATGTCTCTCCGGGTTCACAAAATATTTGATCTCTTACATTTAAATTTTTCTCACCATACCGAACATCATCTTTTCCCAGGAATGAACTCTGACTATTATGTTCTGGTTAGGGATTTATTAGAAACTCACTATTCTGAAAGTTTCAATTTATTGGATGCTGGGGAGGCTTGGTATTTGCTGCTGCAAACTCCTC encodes the following:
- a CDS encoding fatty acid desaturase family protein, whose translation is MNVNPDQTLIHQKIYAKELRSLMPPEAFIPDPSKLIILFINLAILILGWMIAARLDCWPPYLLWLYLPLSIIMGNSVVVLLFSTHDLMHGSVIKNPRLTYIISFLGLTMLWMPPTLWKAVHNRVHHNHTNDLDDPDRNYLYEQPSTWGKWIQDLFVPSTEVNPIWFIVGMTSAWGVHTFRNVTSVLFFNHESVDYVPAAFTVSAKDRRAIAGELLMMIVIHLSILIYLQFEPIKLIFGYFLPIAIGYAGVIFYIYTNHLLCPMTNVNDPLINSMSLRVHKIFDLLHLNFSHHTEHHLFPGMNSDYYVLVRDLLETHYSESFNLLDAGEAWYLLLQTPRHYKDEITLTDWSGEKSVPCPTSDN
- a CDS encoding S1 RNA-binding domain-containing protein; translated protein: MNSESKLSQTANSSFTMDDFAKALEKHDYQFQKGQLVHGKVFQLDHDGAYVDIGGKSSAFLPRDEASLRAVTDLSEVLPLQEEMQFLIIRDQDAEGQVTLSRKQLEIQHIWERLTEMQENAQTVQVRVMGVNKGGVTVDILSLRGFIPRSHLAERDNLEALKGQNLTVGFLEINRNTNKLILSQRLATRSSNFSLLELGQLVEGKITGIKPFGVFVDLNGMSALLHIKQVSQKFIDSLEKVFQVGQPIKAVIIDLDEGKGRVALSTRVLENFPGEVLENMDEVMASAEVRANRANNKVSE